Proteins found in one Gordonia sp. PDNC005 genomic segment:
- a CDS encoding TauD/TfdA family dioxygenase, whose translation MKGRHDLTEVGGRGAWLGSSFDYRQDGLWTLSQDELADIASALETLKSLGDLDLTEITVDTFPLRRVGALIARLRDELWAGRGFVLIRGLSRDEYSDDDLARIYCGLGAHLGTVIPQSGNGEVLGHVMNVADKVKESLRGYRTAQAMNMHSDGHDVVSLLCLQEAKVGGASRIASAAAVHDRMVDVAPALAALLYDGMPIMRSRLDAERGDGHIVTPDRVAMFAKPDGVFASCVHVAQTRDAARAGYFDITPAQEAALELFCELAASPEFYLDMKIAPGDIQFLNNRLIVHGRTPYTDHDEIERRRHLLRLWVNIPTWPRRAAVQQDVYSMEDLPNWARYREPFMELPSRYRQALGV comes from the coding sequence ATGAAAGGCAGACACGACCTCACAGAAGTGGGCGGCCGTGGAGCATGGCTCGGCAGCAGCTTCGACTACCGGCAGGACGGGCTGTGGACCCTGTCGCAGGACGAGCTGGCCGACATCGCAAGCGCGCTTGAGACACTCAAATCTCTCGGCGACCTCGACCTGACCGAGATCACCGTCGACACCTTCCCGCTCCGCCGGGTCGGAGCTCTCATCGCGCGCCTTCGAGACGAACTGTGGGCCGGGCGGGGGTTCGTGCTGATCCGCGGATTGTCGCGCGATGAGTACAGCGACGACGACCTCGCACGCATCTACTGCGGACTCGGCGCGCATCTCGGCACCGTCATTCCCCAGTCGGGCAACGGTGAAGTCCTCGGTCACGTCATGAACGTCGCCGACAAGGTGAAGGAGTCGCTGCGCGGCTACCGAACGGCGCAGGCGATGAACATGCACAGCGACGGCCACGACGTGGTGTCCCTGCTCTGTCTGCAAGAGGCGAAGGTCGGAGGCGCCAGCCGGATCGCCAGCGCAGCCGCCGTCCATGACCGCATGGTCGACGTGGCTCCCGCCCTCGCTGCGCTGCTGTACGATGGAATGCCGATCATGCGGAGTCGGCTGGACGCCGAACGCGGAGACGGACACATCGTCACTCCTGATCGCGTGGCGATGTTCGCCAAGCCGGACGGGGTGTTCGCGTCGTGTGTGCACGTCGCGCAGACTCGGGATGCGGCACGAGCGGGCTACTTCGACATCACTCCCGCGCAGGAAGCCGCTCTGGAGTTGTTCTGCGAACTGGCGGCGTCTCCGGAGTTCTACCTCGACATGAAGATCGCTCCCGGTGACATCCAGTTCCTGAACAACCGCCTGATCGTCCACGGGCGGACGCCATACACCGATCACGATGAGATCGAACGTCGTCGGCATCTTCTCCGGCTTTGGGTGAACATCCCGACCTGGCCGCGTCGAGCCGCAGTCCAGCAGGACGTCTACTCGATGGAGGACCTGCCGAACTGGGCGCGATACCGGGAGCCGTTCATGGAGCTTCCCAGCCGCTACCGGCAGGCGCTCGGCGTCTGA
- a CDS encoding amidohydrolase family protein, producing the protein MSDFDLVIRNGTIVDGSGGDPYVADVGVVDGAITTIGDVGAGREEIDATGLLVTPGFVDVHTHYDGQVTWENRLVPSTNHGVTTVLMGNCGVGFAPCKPEDRHLLIRLMEGVEDIPNVVLSEGVDWQWTTYPEYLDHLASRTFDADVCSYVPHAALRTYVMGERAYRREPATRSEIDQMAALLEEAVEAGAFGFGTSQTMFHKSSDGQLTPTIAATDDEYAGLTRALERAGSGCVQFVIEYDEDWERVLDMGLRQAADAGRPFTMSLVQSHRNPTLWRSIMAKVDAANEAGGEATVQVLPRPLGVLLGLELTLNPFYSTPTYQAMAERPLDERLRKLRKPEVRARILAEGNDPNPVMEIGLRVRDYDHLFEMGDDFDYEPHATASIGAQAAAAGVTPDSFVYDRMVEGDGRTILYLAFSNYADFSLEASREMLLSRHAIPGLGDGGAHLGVICDGSIYTHMLTHWGRDRRRGDRIPIPHLIHLMTRRSAEMVGLHDRGLVAPGHRADLNVIDLDRLKLDLPRVVRDLPAGGRRLMQDAQGYTATVVAGVVVSRDGRPTGALPGRLVRGPQAGPALERS; encoded by the coding sequence ATGTCGGACTTCGACCTCGTCATCAGAAACGGCACGATCGTCGACGGGTCGGGAGGTGATCCGTACGTCGCGGACGTCGGCGTCGTGGACGGTGCGATCACCACGATCGGCGACGTCGGTGCGGGGCGCGAGGAGATCGACGCGACCGGACTGCTCGTCACGCCGGGCTTCGTAGATGTTCACACCCACTACGACGGCCAGGTCACATGGGAGAACCGGCTGGTTCCGTCCACCAATCACGGCGTGACGACCGTTCTGATGGGGAACTGCGGCGTCGGGTTCGCGCCGTGCAAGCCCGAGGATCGGCATCTATTGATCCGGCTGATGGAGGGCGTCGAGGACATCCCGAACGTCGTCCTCAGCGAAGGGGTCGACTGGCAGTGGACCACCTATCCCGAGTATCTCGACCATCTCGCCTCCAGGACGTTCGATGCCGACGTCTGCAGCTACGTTCCGCACGCCGCGCTTCGCACCTATGTGATGGGTGAGCGCGCATACCGGAGGGAACCCGCCACCCGGTCCGAGATCGACCAGATGGCGGCACTGCTGGAGGAGGCAGTCGAGGCGGGGGCCTTCGGATTCGGAACGTCGCAGACGATGTTCCACAAGTCGAGCGACGGACAGCTCACCCCGACCATCGCGGCGACAGACGACGAGTACGCGGGTCTCACTCGAGCACTCGAGCGTGCCGGATCGGGGTGTGTCCAGTTCGTCATCGAATACGACGAGGATTGGGAGCGAGTGCTCGACATGGGCCTGCGTCAGGCGGCCGACGCCGGTCGACCGTTCACCATGTCGTTGGTGCAGAGCCACCGCAATCCGACATTGTGGCGGTCGATCATGGCCAAGGTCGACGCGGCGAACGAGGCGGGCGGCGAAGCCACCGTCCAGGTCCTCCCACGCCCACTCGGGGTGCTGCTCGGTCTCGAGCTCACGCTGAATCCGTTCTACTCGACGCCGACCTATCAGGCGATGGCCGAACGACCGCTCGACGAGCGGCTCCGGAAACTCCGCAAGCCCGAGGTCAGGGCTCGGATCCTCGCGGAGGGAAACGACCCGAATCCGGTGATGGAGATCGGCCTCCGGGTCCGTGACTACGACCATCTCTTCGAAATGGGCGACGACTTCGACTACGAGCCGCACGCAACCGCCAGCATCGGAGCACAGGCCGCTGCGGCAGGCGTCACCCCGGACAGCTTCGTCTACGACCGAATGGTGGAGGGAGACGGGCGGACGATTCTGTACCTGGCGTTCTCCAACTACGCCGACTTCTCGCTCGAAGCATCCCGTGAGATGCTTCTGAGCCGCCACGCGATCCCTGGGCTCGGCGACGGTGGTGCGCATCTCGGAGTGATCTGCGACGGCAGCATCTACACCCACATGCTCACCCACTGGGGACGAGACCGGCGCCGTGGCGACCGGATCCCGATTCCACATCTGATCCACCTCATGACCAGGCGCTCCGCCGAGATGGTCGGTCTGCACGACCGCGGCCTCGTCGCCCCAGGCCATCGGGCGGATCTCAACGTGATCGATCTCGATCGGCTCAAGCTCGATCTGCCTCGCGTGGTCCGCGATCTCCCTGCCGGTGGACGCCGGTTGATGCAGGACGCCCAGGGTTACACCGCGACAGTCGTCGCGGGTGTTGTCGTCAGCCGAGACGGTCGACCGACCGGAGCGCTGCCGGGCCGCTTGGTCCGCGGTCCGCAGGCCGGCCCCGCGCTGGAACGCTCTTGA
- a CDS encoding metallophosphoesterase — MAPSRTFYTSDLHLGHQLVADLRGFTTTVDHDSWIVDMWAASVTDTDCVWILGDLTGGGPGKQLRALEILDSLPRRKFHILGNHDLAHPMHKRARTWTAKYNETFDYVGIAAQVQINNTAVMLSHSPYAPAEAASPRHTRHLQWRLPDVGAPLLHGHTHRETATHPDAPRQYDVGLDAHRSLVSEAVVANAVATMTR, encoded by the coding sequence ATGGCTCCCAGTCGCACCTTCTACACGTCCGACCTCCATCTCGGGCACCAGTTGGTGGCGGATCTTCGTGGATTCACCACCACTGTCGACCACGACTCATGGATCGTCGACATGTGGGCGGCGTCGGTCACCGACACCGACTGCGTCTGGATCCTGGGAGATCTGACCGGAGGCGGTCCCGGCAAGCAGCTGCGTGCACTGGAGATCCTGGATTCACTTCCGCGGAGGAAGTTCCACATCCTCGGCAACCACGATCTCGCGCACCCGATGCACAAGCGAGCCCGCACTTGGACGGCGAAGTACAACGAGACGTTCGACTACGTCGGCATCGCAGCTCAGGTCCAGATCAACAACACCGCAGTGATGCTGTCGCACTCCCCCTACGCCCCCGCTGAAGCCGCGAGCCCACGGCACACGCGCCACCTGCAGTGGCGACTGCCCGACGTCGGAGCGCCACTCTTGCACGGTCACACGCACCGTGAGACGGCCACGCACCCCGACGCGCCGCGGCAGTACGACGTCGGCCTAGACGCACACCGGTCCCTCGTGTCCGAAGCCGTCGTCGCGAATGCCGTCGCCACGATGACCCGGTGA
- a CDS encoding aldehyde dehydrogenase family protein: MTKPAETPVRAGDKVSSESHSLTELLDIQKAAFLRDGIPDAATRVDRINRLGQMLLDNADEITAALNEDFGTRPRELSIATDVAGCLIDLTHQRRSAEKWMKETNVSKIQGALGYKQRLRHDPLGVVGIMGPWNFPLQLTIVPAGSAFAAGNRVLLRPSSVTAKTTAVIARVAPDYFSIEELAVVTSAHGGGSDFAKLKVDHMFFTGSPEVGASVAQEAAKNLTPVTLELGGKNPVIVDATQDITEAADFIADARMINGGQVCLCPDYVFVPESKVGEFTEKVIARWTKNFPTIEKNDQYTSTINEKNYTRITGLIDDAVELGATKHQVIPAGEALPNADARKIPPTLLTGVKAGMKIEEDEVFGPVLTVYPYRNLSEAIDKINSAGHPLTLYWVGDDNENLKRVADNTRSGSISGNDFALHLLSHGLPFGGVGRSGMGNYHGKFGFDTFSHARAVTVSTMPIKFAELVSAPFTKSDTRLTNAQMKMWNFIQGRASRKSAKR, encoded by the coding sequence ATGACCAAGCCTGCAGAAACCCCGGTGCGCGCCGGCGACAAGGTCTCGTCGGAATCGCACAGTCTCACCGAGCTCCTCGACATCCAGAAGGCTGCCTTCCTGCGCGACGGCATCCCTGACGCTGCGACCCGCGTCGACCGGATCAACCGTCTCGGCCAGATGCTCCTCGACAACGCCGACGAGATCACCGCTGCGCTCAACGAGGACTTCGGCACCCGTCCCCGCGAACTGTCGATCGCCACCGACGTCGCAGGCTGCCTCATCGACCTCACCCACCAACGTCGTTCGGCAGAGAAGTGGATGAAGGAGACCAACGTCTCCAAGATCCAGGGTGCGCTCGGCTACAAACAGCGATTGCGCCACGATCCGCTCGGCGTCGTCGGCATCATGGGCCCCTGGAACTTCCCGCTGCAGCTGACGATCGTCCCCGCCGGTTCGGCGTTCGCCGCTGGTAACCGCGTGCTCCTGCGCCCGTCGTCGGTCACCGCGAAGACGACCGCAGTAATCGCGCGCGTGGCCCCCGACTACTTCTCGATCGAGGAACTCGCTGTCGTCACCTCCGCCCACGGTGGCGGCTCCGATTTCGCGAAGCTGAAGGTGGACCACATGTTCTTCACCGGTTCACCCGAAGTCGGTGCGTCGGTCGCGCAGGAGGCCGCGAAGAACCTGACCCCCGTCACCCTGGAACTCGGTGGCAAGAACCCGGTGATCGTCGACGCCACCCAGGACATCACCGAGGCCGCAGACTTCATCGCCGACGCCCGCATGATCAACGGCGGTCAGGTGTGCCTGTGCCCGGACTACGTGTTCGTGCCGGAGAGCAAGGTCGGCGAGTTCACCGAGAAGGTGATCGCCCGCTGGACCAAGAACTTCCCGACGATCGAGAAGAACGATCAGTACACCTCGACGATCAACGAGAAGAACTACACGCGCATCACCGGCCTGATCGACGACGCCGTCGAACTCGGCGCCACCAAGCACCAGGTGATCCCCGCGGGCGAGGCGCTGCCGAACGCCGATGCCCGGAAGATCCCGCCGACCCTCCTGACCGGTGTCAAGGCCGGCATGAAGATCGAAGAGGACGAGGTGTTCGGCCCGGTCCTCACCGTGTACCCGTACCGCAACCTGTCCGAGGCGATCGACAAGATCAACTCGGCGGGACACCCGCTGACCCTGTACTGGGTCGGTGACGACAACGAGAACCTCAAGCGCGTAGCCGACAACACCCGCAGCGGATCGATCAGCGGCAACGACTTTGCTCTGCATCTGCTTTCGCACGGTCTGCCGTTCGGCGGCGTCGGCCGGTCGGGCATGGGCAATTACCATGGCAAGTTCGGTTTCGACACGTTCAGCCATGCTCGCGCGGTCACGGTGTCGACGATGCCGATCAAGTTCGCCGAGCTCGTCTCCGCGCCGTTCACCAAGAGCGACACCCGCCTGACCAACGCCCAGATGAAGATGTGGAACTTCATCCAGGGTCGCGCCAGCCGCAAGTCGGCCAAGCGCTGA
- a CDS encoding alpha/beta hydrolase family protein: MTRSRRILRAAALASAAAMTLTALPAIAHAEPSGVITSTEVTTQMSDITVHSAAMGRDIPLTVLKPKDTSKPAPVLYLLNGAGGGEDSATWQLNTDIVKFFANKHVYVVIPMQGAFSYYTDWIKADEKLGVNKWGTFLADELPPAIDGSYKTTGKNAIAGISSSATSVLNLAIANKGLYRAVGSYSGCASTSSEHGTLFMRIVVETRGGGDVRNMWGELRGPLWKKNDPIRHAEGLRGLSLYLSAATGLPGEHDNLREVPEVGTLADRLVVGGAIETATRVCTEQLASRLQQLHIPATVDRPVGGTHSWPYWQDQLHKSWPQLGRAIGA; this comes from the coding sequence ATGACGCGCTCGCGACGCATCCTCCGCGCGGCCGCACTCGCCTCCGCGGCGGCGATGACGCTGACCGCGCTGCCTGCCATTGCGCACGCGGAGCCGAGCGGGGTTATCACCTCGACCGAGGTCACGACCCAGATGTCCGACATCACGGTGCACTCGGCTGCGATGGGGCGCGACATCCCGCTGACGGTTCTGAAGCCCAAAGACACGTCGAAACCCGCCCCGGTGCTCTACCTGCTGAACGGCGCAGGCGGCGGCGAGGACTCGGCGACCTGGCAGCTCAACACCGACATCGTGAAGTTCTTCGCGAACAAGCACGTCTACGTGGTCATCCCGATGCAGGGCGCGTTCTCGTACTACACCGACTGGATCAAGGCCGACGAGAAGCTCGGCGTCAACAAATGGGGCACCTTTCTGGCCGACGAACTGCCGCCCGCCATCGACGGTTCGTACAAGACGACCGGCAAGAACGCCATCGCAGGCATCTCGTCGTCGGCGACGTCGGTCCTCAATCTCGCGATCGCGAACAAGGGCCTCTACCGTGCGGTCGGTTCGTACAGCGGCTGTGCCAGCACATCGAGCGAGCACGGGACGTTGTTCATGCGGATCGTCGTCGAGACCCGTGGCGGAGGCGACGTCCGGAACATGTGGGGCGAACTCCGCGGCCCACTGTGGAAGAAGAACGACCCGATCCGCCACGCGGAGGGACTTCGCGGGCTGTCGCTCTATCTGAGTGCGGCGACAGGGCTTCCCGGTGAACACGACAACCTCCGGGAGGTGCCAGAGGTGGGGACTCTCGCCGACAGGCTCGTCGTCGGCGGCGCGATCGAGACCGCAACGCGCGTGTGCACCGAACAGTTGGCGTCCCGTCTGCAACAGTTGCACATCCCGGCGACGGTCGACCGTCCAGTCGGCGGCACGCACTCGTGGCCCTACTGGCAGGACCAGCTGCACAAGTCGTGGCCGCAGCTCGGCCGGGCGATCGGCGCCTGA
- a CDS encoding acetyl-CoA C-acetyltransferase yields the protein MTAPQAYIVDAVRTPVGKRGGSLASVHPADLGAHVISAIVERTGIDPEIVDDVIFGCVDTIGPQAGNIARTAWLTAGMPLGVPGTTVDRQCGSSQQAIHFAAQAVMSGTQDVVLAGGVQNMSAIPISQAMIAGQELGFTTPTAESKGWVERFGDAEISQFVGADMMAKKWDISRGDMEAWALQSHERARAAIAAGRFSGEYVPLGDCVVDECPRETSLEKMASLNVLAEGSDLTAAVASQICDGSSATLVVSEKALKEYGLTPRARIHHMSVRGDDPVMMLSAPIPATKWALEKTGMSIDDIDVVEINEAFAPVVLAWLKETGADPARVNPNGGGIALGHPLGATGAKLFATLLNELERTGGRYGLQTMCEGGGTANVTIIERLG from the coding sequence ATGACCGCACCTCAGGCCTACATCGTCGACGCCGTCCGCACTCCGGTCGGCAAGCGCGGCGGTTCACTTGCCTCGGTCCACCCCGCCGACCTCGGCGCACACGTGATCTCGGCGATCGTCGAGCGTACCGGGATCGACCCGGAGATCGTCGACGACGTGATCTTCGGCTGCGTCGACACCATCGGCCCGCAGGCGGGCAACATCGCCCGTACCGCATGGCTCACCGCGGGCATGCCGCTCGGCGTTCCCGGCACCACCGTCGACCGCCAGTGCGGCTCAAGCCAGCAGGCGATCCACTTCGCCGCTCAGGCAGTGATGAGCGGCACGCAGGACGTCGTCCTCGCGGGCGGCGTTCAGAACATGAGCGCCATCCCGATCAGCCAGGCGATGATTGCAGGCCAGGAACTCGGATTCACCACGCCCACCGCCGAGTCGAAGGGCTGGGTCGAGCGCTTCGGCGATGCCGAGATCAGCCAGTTCGTCGGTGCCGACATGATGGCCAAGAAGTGGGACATCAGCCGGGGCGACATGGAGGCATGGGCACTGCAGAGCCACGAGCGCGCCCGCGCCGCGATCGCCGCGGGCCGTTTCTCGGGAGAGTACGTCCCGCTTGGAGACTGCGTCGTCGACGAGTGCCCGCGCGAGACGTCGCTGGAGAAGATGGCGTCACTCAATGTCCTCGCCGAGGGCTCCGATCTGACCGCCGCTGTGGCCTCGCAGATCTGCGACGGGTCGTCGGCGACCCTGGTGGTGTCGGAGAAGGCACTGAAGGAGTACGGCCTCACGCCGCGCGCCCGCATCCATCACATGTCGGTCCGCGGTGACGACCCGGTGATGATGCTGTCGGCTCCGATTCCGGCGACGAAGTGGGCGCTGGAGAAGACCGGCATGAGCATCGACGACATCGATGTCGTGGAGATCAATGAGGCGTTCGCTCCGGTTGTTCTCGCATGGCTCAAGGAGACGGGCGCCGACCCGGCCCGCGTCAACCCGAACGGCGGCGGCATCGCTCTGGGGCATCCCCTCGGCGCAACCGGTGCCAAGCTGTTCGCAACGCTCCTCAACGAACTCGAGCGCACCGGCGGACGCTATGGACTTCAGACGATGTGTGAGGGTGGCGGAACCGCCAACGTCACGATCATCGAACGACTCGGCTGA
- a CDS encoding SDR family oxidoreductase yields the protein MSTTSPLDSSHQPVSPLATPPEEIAGHDLLKGKKVVVTAAAGTGIGFATARRVLLEGGDVLVSDFHERRLGETVDKLAAEFGAERVTSHVCDVSSTEQVDALITASAQKLGRIDVLVNNAGLGGETPVADMTDEQWDRVVDITLTSTFRATRAALRYFRDAGHGGILVNNASVLGWRAQRGQAHYAAAKAGVMALTRCSAVEAADYGVRINAVAPSIARHPFLAKVTSDDLLDELASREAYGRAAEVWEIAATIAMLASDYTTYLTGEIVSISSQRA from the coding sequence ATGAGCACCACATCCCCCCTCGATTCCTCGCACCAGCCTGTTTCCCCACTCGCCACCCCGCCCGAGGAGATCGCAGGCCACGACCTGCTCAAAGGCAAGAAGGTCGTGGTCACCGCCGCCGCCGGAACCGGCATCGGCTTCGCCACCGCCCGCCGTGTGCTCCTCGAAGGCGGCGACGTCCTCGTATCCGACTTTCATGAGCGTCGCCTCGGCGAGACGGTCGATAAGCTCGCCGCAGAGTTCGGCGCCGAGCGTGTCACCTCCCACGTCTGCGATGTGTCGTCCACCGAACAGGTCGACGCGTTGATCACCGCTTCGGCGCAGAAGCTCGGACGCATCGACGTCCTGGTCAACAACGCCGGACTCGGCGGGGAGACCCCGGTCGCCGACATGACCGACGAGCAGTGGGATCGCGTCGTCGACATCACGCTGACCAGCACGTTCCGCGCCACTCGTGCCGCTCTTCGCTACTTCCGGGACGCCGGCCACGGCGGCATCCTGGTCAACAACGCATCCGTTCTCGGCTGGCGCGCACAGCGGGGCCAGGCGCACTACGCGGCAGCCAAGGCGGGCGTCATGGCGCTCACCCGTTGCTCCGCGGTCGAGGCCGCCGACTACGGCGTCCGCATCAACGCCGTCGCACCGTCGATCGCCCGTCATCCGTTTCTCGCGAAGGTGACGAGCGACGACCTGCTCGACGAGCTCGCCTCCCGCGAGGCGTACGGCCGGGCCGCAGAAGTGTGGGAGATCGCCGCCACCATCGCGATGCTCGCCAGCGACTACACCACCTACCTCACCGGCGAGATCGTGTCGATCTCCAGCCAGCGCGCATAG
- a CDS encoding acyl-CoA dehydrogenase family protein: protein MTTINLADRAVDLGEWAARTPDAATVFAQAVRDWLSDNLVGDFASLRGRGGPGSEHEFFAERLEWDRHLAASGWTCLGWPVEHGGRGATIEQRIIFHQEYARANAPARVNHLGEELLGPTLIEYGTPEQQARFLPHIVDVTELWAQGYSEPGAGSDLAGVATSAVLDDDRWVINGQKIWTSLAHLSQWCFVIARTEKGSSRHKGLSFLLVPLDADGVTIRPIQQITGTSEFNEVFFDDAKTSADLIVGEPGDGWKVAMGLLQFERGVSTLGQQVGFHRELDNVIDLAERNGAAADPEIAARLRRAKVGLSVMEANARRTLAGDIVSEAGAASVTKLLWGNWHRDLGELAVAVAGAPSLIGPPATTEGRANNISDPENVELDEWQRLLLFTRADTIYGGSNEVQRNIIAERVLGLPREARP, encoded by the coding sequence ATGACGACGATCAATCTCGCCGATCGGGCCGTCGACCTCGGCGAATGGGCGGCCCGCACCCCTGATGCGGCAACCGTCTTCGCGCAGGCCGTGCGCGATTGGCTCTCAGACAACCTGGTGGGCGACTTCGCGTCGCTGCGCGGACGCGGCGGACCTGGCAGTGAACACGAGTTCTTCGCCGAACGCCTCGAGTGGGACCGTCACCTCGCCGCGTCCGGTTGGACGTGCCTCGGATGGCCCGTTGAACACGGCGGCCGCGGAGCGACCATCGAACAGCGGATCATCTTCCACCAGGAGTATGCGCGGGCCAACGCCCCCGCGCGGGTGAATCACCTCGGTGAGGAACTTCTCGGTCCGACACTGATCGAATACGGCACGCCCGAACAGCAGGCTCGCTTCCTGCCGCACATCGTCGACGTCACCGAATTGTGGGCACAGGGCTACTCCGAGCCGGGGGCGGGCAGCGACCTCGCCGGTGTGGCGACCTCCGCGGTGCTCGACGACGACCGGTGGGTGATCAACGGCCAGAAGATCTGGACGTCGTTGGCTCACCTGTCGCAGTGGTGCTTTGTGATCGCACGCACCGAGAAGGGCTCGAGTCGGCACAAGGGTCTGAGCTTCCTGCTCGTTCCGCTCGACGCCGACGGGGTCACCATCCGGCCGATCCAACAGATCACCGGAACGTCGGAGTTCAACGAAGTGTTCTTCGACGATGCAAAGACCTCCGCCGACCTCATTGTCGGCGAGCCGGGCGACGGGTGGAAGGTCGCGATGGGTCTCCTGCAGTTCGAGCGCGGCGTGTCCACACTCGGCCAACAGGTGGGCTTCCACCGCGAGCTCGACAACGTGATCGACCTCGCCGAGCGCAATGGTGCGGCGGCCGATCCCGAGATCGCCGCTCGCCTGCGACGCGCCAAGGTCGGCCTGTCGGTGATGGAGGCCAACGCTCGCCGCACCCTGGCCGGCGACATCGTGTCGGAAGCGGGTGCCGCGTCGGTCACCAAGCTGCTGTGGGGCAACTGGCACCGGGACCTCGGTGAACTGGCGGTCGCCGTCGCAGGTGCGCCGTCGCTGATCGGCCCGCCCGCCACCACGGAGGGGCGAGCCAACAACATCTCCGATCCGGAGAACGTCGAACTCGACGAGTGGCAGCGACTGCTCCTGTTCACCCGCGCCGACACGATCTACGGCGGCTCCAACGAAGTACAGCGGAACATCATCGCCGAGCGCGTCCTCGGCCTTCCCCGAGAGGCACGTCCATGA
- a CDS encoding FadD3 family acyl-CoA ligase, with amino-acid sequence MLPTPLTTPAALHRAEQLWPDLPAIVDDQWAEPVRLTWSQFADQVRRFAAGLIDLGVQHGDRVAVWAPNSHHWPIAALGVHYAGAVLVPLNTRYTVTEATDIVDRSGARVVVASGVFAGIDRLSEVLDSPIVQDRTVVGIPLEQAVDPATGAVPWNDFVNVSAEAAEATRERANAVTGDDLSDILFTSGTTGAPKGVLAEHQQTVAGSHAWGANGRLTEADRYLMVNPYFHTFGYKAGILPCVLFGAAMLPLAVYSPTEACKLTAAESATVFPGAPTIFQTILDDPARGDYDLSSLRLIVTGATIVPVVLIERLQSELGVETVVTAYGQTETSGFITTCRPDDDAVTVATTCGRAFDGMEIMLSDAGEILARGAMVMRGYLDDPRATAETIDADGWLHTGDVGTIDERGNLKITDRLKDMYICGGFNVYPAEVEQVLSRIDGVTEAAVIGVPDERLGEVGKAFLTVRDGANVTAEQVTAHAREHLANFKVPRSVEFVDTFPRNPSGKVLKRELS; translated from the coding sequence ATGCTTCCGACTCCGCTGACCACCCCCGCAGCACTCCACCGCGCGGAACAGTTGTGGCCCGACCTTCCAGCGATCGTCGACGACCAGTGGGCCGAGCCGGTCCGACTCACCTGGAGCCAGTTCGCCGACCAGGTACGACGCTTCGCCGCGGGCCTTATCGACCTCGGCGTTCAGCACGGCGACCGAGTCGCCGTGTGGGCCCCCAACAGCCACCACTGGCCCATCGCCGCACTCGGCGTCCACTACGCGGGAGCCGTCCTCGTTCCGCTGAACACCCGCTACACCGTGACCGAAGCTACGGACATCGTCGACCGATCGGGCGCACGAGTAGTCGTAGCGTCGGGCGTGTTCGCGGGCATCGACCGTCTCAGCGAAGTGCTCGACTCACCGATCGTGCAGGACCGCACCGTCGTCGGGATCCCCCTCGAGCAGGCCGTCGATCCGGCGACCGGCGCCGTGCCGTGGAACGACTTCGTGAACGTCTCCGCGGAGGCAGCGGAGGCCACTCGCGAACGGGCGAACGCCGTCACCGGAGACGACCTGTCGGACATCCTGTTCACCTCCGGCACCACCGGTGCGCCGAAGGGTGTGCTCGCCGAGCATCAGCAGACCGTTGCAGGCTCGCATGCCTGGGGCGCTAACGGGCGTCTCACCGAAGCCGACCGGTACCTGATGGTGAATCCGTACTTCCACACGTTCGGCTATAAGGCCGGCATCCTGCCGTGTGTGTTGTTCGGCGCCGCGATGCTCCCGCTCGCCGTCTACTCTCCCACTGAGGCATGCAAGCTCACGGCCGCCGAGTCGGCGACTGTGTTCCCCGGGGCCCCGACGATCTTCCAGACGATCCTCGACGACCCCGCACGCGGCGACTACGACCTGTCGAGCCTGCGGCTGATCGTCACCGGCGCCACGATCGTCCCCGTCGTCCTGATCGAACGTCTGCAGTCCGAGCTCGGGGTCGAAACCGTCGTCACCGCCTACGGTCAGACCGAGACGAGCGGCTTCATCACCACCTGCAGGCCGGACGACGACGCGGTGACCGTCGCGACGACCTGCGGTCGGGCCTTCGACGGCATGGAGATCATGCTGTCCGACGCAGGCGAGATCCTGGCGCGCGGTGCGATGGTGATGCGTGGCTACCTCGACGACCCGAGGGCGACCGCAGAGACGATCGACGCCGACGGCTGGTTGCACACCGGCGACGTCGGCACCATCGACGAACGCGGCAACCTGAAGATCACCGACCGCCTCAAGGACATGTACATCTGCGGCGGATTCAACGTGTATCCGGCCGAAGTGGAACAGGTCCTTTCCCGCATCGACGGTGTCACCGAGGCCGCCGTCATCGGAGTCCCCGACGAACGGCTCGGCGAGGTCGGCAAAGCGTTCCTGACCGTGCGCGACGGCGCGAACGTCACCGCCGAACAGGTGACCGCGCACGCGCGCGAGCACCTCGCCAACTTCAAGGTTCCGCGGTCTGTCGAGTTCGTCGACACATTCCCCCGCAACCCGTCCGGCAAGGTCCTCAAGCGCGAACTGTCGTAG